The Lates calcarifer isolate ASB-BC8 linkage group LG6, TLL_Latcal_v3, whole genome shotgun sequence genome includes a region encoding these proteins:
- the si:dkey-32e6.6 gene encoding extracellular matrix protein 2, giving the protein MEAEEEMGRQRVELRELEAGRRRRGAWGWRKHAAATVEANAYRIAGLGRPLMGWRKRGKGDEAPSALMAVLRELQDQKRRLMDQPKVQEEEEEEEEEDDDDDDDDDDDDDDDDDDEEEEEEEEEEEEEEEEEEEEEEEEEEEEEEEPTETPSNQTETYSNVTESPLGVCQTADREISCRGIGLTHLPVIHNLEATKLDMAENNIRSLEPQAFSGLPNLDTLDLSKNKLDDESFSQNPLSNLTFLKKLNLDGNQLTRIPALPPSLEELKINNNQLSALTPDCFKGMMNLLNLELKGNMLHEGSVLQLAFRPLERLLKLQLDNNRFRSLPMGLPPSLQELEMNENQIEEVREEALRGCVLLRVLDLSHNLLHEQDIAIRAWIYLKSLEALDLSYNQFTSVPMNLPRSLRKLSLQHNKISHVPAFTFRHLRPGLQSLHLSHNALGNEGIERVSFVGTYRSLGELLLDNNHLREVPRCVRQFKNLQVLRLDNNQIRSVRQWGVCHPRNSGSTLASVHLENNLLEVEKVPPNAFSCLTDAQGLVLYPQQGHTYNQ; this is encoded by the exons ATGGAGGCAGAAGAGGAGATGGGGCGGCAAAGAGTTGAGCTCAGAGAGCTGGAGGCTGGTAGAAGAAGGAGAGGTGCCTGGGGGTGGAGGAAACATGCAGCAGCTACAGTGGAGGCCAATGCATATAGAATA GCGGGGCTAGGGCGACCCTTGATGGGCTGGAGGAAGCGTGGGAAAGGAGACGAGGCACCCAGCGCTCTCATGGCTGTACTCAGGGAACTTCAAGACCAGAAGAGGAGGCTGATGGATCAACCGAAAGttcaggaagaggaggaagaggaggaggaagaggatgatgatgatgatgatgacgacgacgacgatgatgatgatgacgacgatgatgaagaagaagaggaggaagaggaggaagaggaagag gaagaggaagaagaagaggaggaggaagaagaagaggaggaggaagaggaagaagagccAACTGAGACTCCCAGCAATCAAACGGAAACGTACAGCAATGTTACAGAGTCTCCTCTCGGCGTGTGTCAGACAGCTGACAGAGAAATCAGCTGCAGGGGCATCGGCTTGACTCACCTGCCAGTCATTCATAACCTGGAGGCCACAAAGCTGGACATGGCag AGAACAACATCAGAAGCCTCGAGCCGCAAGCTTTCTCTGGCCTGCCGAACCTTGACACTCTGGAcctgagcaaaaacaaactggaCGATGAGTCGTTCAGCCAAAACCCCCTGTCT AACTTGACCTTTCTGAAGAAACTGAACCTAGATGGCAACCAGCTTACCAGGATCCCAGCACTGCCACCATCTCTGGAGGAGCTCAAGATTAACAACAACCAACTTAGTGCACTCACCCCTGACTGTTTCAAAG GCATGATGAACCTGTTGAATCTGGAGCTGAAGGGGAATATGCTCCATGAGGGCAGTGTGTTGCAGCTAGCCTTCAGACCTCTAGAGAGGCTCTTGAAACTCCAGCTGGACAACAACCGCTTCCGTTCCCTCCCTATGggtcttcctccctctcttcag GAGctggaaatgaatgaaaatcagaTTGAGGAGGTGCGAGAAGAGGCACTGAGGGGCTGTGTCCTTTTGAGAGTGCTGGACCTGAGTCACAACCTGTTGCATGAGCAAGACATCGCTATCCGTGCCTGGATATATCTCAA GTCTCTGGAAGCCTTGGACCTGTCCTACAACCAGTTCACCTCTGTCCCAATGAACCTGCCCCGTTCTCTCCGTAAACTCTCCCTCCAACACAACAAAATCAGCCACGTCCCTGCCTTCACGTTCCGTCACCTGCGGCCCGGCCTGCAGTCCCTCCACCTGTCCCACAACGCCTTGGGCAACGAGGGTATAGAGCGCGTCTCTTTCGTCGGAACGTACCGCTCGCTGGGTGAGCTCCTACTGGACAACAACCATCTGAGGGAGGTCCCTCGCTGTGTTCGGCAGTTTAAGAACCTGCAGGTGCTGAGACTGGACAACAACCAGATCAG GTCGGTGAGGCAGTGGGGAGTGTGCCACCCTCGTAATTCTGGCTCCACTTTGGCTTCGGTCCACTTGGAAAACAATCTGCTGGAAGTGGAGAAGGTTCCCCCAAATGCCTTCTCCTGTCTCACTGACGCCCAGGGACTGGTCCTCTATCCACAGCAGGGGCACACATATAACCAGTAG